Proteins from one Trichoplusia ni isolate ovarian cell line Hi5 chromosome 9, tn1, whole genome shotgun sequence genomic window:
- the LOC113497809 gene encoding trafficking protein particle complex subunit 4, protein MVIYGVYIVSKSGGLIFNYDHNIPRVETEKTFGFPLDIKLQYENKKVIVAFGQRDGINVGHVLLSVNGSPVTGRTTEDGRDVFNVLETKENYPLSLKFGRARATTNEKIVLASMFYPLFALASQLSPVPKCSGIESLTADTFKLSCFQTLTGVKFIIVTDPNMQGSEVVLKRIYELYSDYALKNPFYSLEMPIRCELFDTSLHTLLELVEKSGTANL, encoded by the exons atggtTATATACGGTGTTTATATCGTTAGCAAATCTGGTggacttatatttaattacgacCACAATATTCCTCGGGTAGAGACAGAAAAAACCTTTGGATTTCCTCTCGACATAAAATTGCAGTATGAAAATAAGAAAGTTATTGTTGCTTTTGGTCAAAGAGACGGAATAAATG TTGGCCATGTCCTACTGTCAGTGAATGGGTCACCAGTGACAGGTCGCACCACTGAAGACGGCAGGGATGTCTTCAATGTTCTAGAAACTAAG GAAAATTACCCTCTAAGTCTAAAATTTGGTAGAGCACGAGCCACTACCAATGAGAAGATAGTCCTGGCTAGTATGTTCTACCCGCTGTTTGCCCTCGCCAGCCAGCTCAGTCCTGTCCCAAAGTGTTCCGGCATAGAGTCTCTTACAGCAGACACATTCAAATTATCCTGCTTTCAGACATTAACAG gagtaaaatttataatagtGACTGACCCCAACATGCAAGGCTCTGAGGTGGTCCTCAAACGTATCTACGAGTTGTATTCGGACTATGCGCTCAAGAACCCCTTCTACTCTCTGGAGATGCCCATCCGCTGCGAGCTGTTCGACACGTCGCTGCACACGCTGCTGGAGCTGGTGGAGAAGTCCGGCACCGCCAACTTATAG